Part of the Aquimarina sp. TRL1 genome, CCTACACGTTGTATTTTTCCACTAGACGTTTTAGACACACGTCCTGGTTTTACCATAAGAATACCATACACTCCAAGCTCATGTTCCTGAAATACTGAATCACAAATGCTTTTTACAATTTCTTTGAAATTATAATTTCGCATACTGGTTCGTTTTACTTCCTGAACAATTACTAATTGCGCAACTCCATCAATAACTGTTTCAAAAGCAGCTCCCGCATTATTCTGAAGATCTGGATGAGCTTCCTGTATCGTTTTCTCTATATCTTGCGGATAGTAATTTGCTCCATTAAATATCATTACTTCCTTTAACCTTCCCGATACAAATAATTCTCCTTCATGAAAAAATCCCATATCTCCGGTTCTCAAAAAAGTACCGGCTTTGGTATTTTCTTTTCCATTAGCATATACTGTTGTCGCCAAGAAAATTTCCTGGCTTAGTTTTTCACGGTTCCAGTACCCTTTGGCAATACTTTTTCCTGCTACCCATATTTCTCCAATTTCTCCTTTTTTGCAAACTTGTCTGGTTTCCGGATTTACAATTTTTACTTTTAAATCTCCTAAAACAGGTCCATTGCCGACAAAACCAATCTGGTTGGTCTTTTTTTCTTCGCGATGTATGCTAATTATTCCTTGATGGAATTTATCTTTTTCCAGATATAACATATTCGGTACACTTGTGTATTTACTCGAGCTTACCACCAATGTTGTTTCTGCCATCCCGTAACACGGAAATAGTGCTTTTTCTTTGAACCCTACTTTTTCAAACTTATCGACAAAACGATGTAGTGTCTCTAGACGAATAGGTTCTGATCCATTAAATGCAGATTTCCATCCTGAAATATCTAGTTCCTTAAGTTGTTCTTCCTGAATTTGATTGACACATAAATCATAGGAGAAATTGGGACCTCCACTATAGGTTGCTTTATAGTCTGATATTGTTTGTAACCATCGTATTGGTTTCTGAATAAAAGAAGTAGGAGACATGATAATCAATTCGAACCCTACACACAGTGCTTCCAGAATATTACCAATCAATCCCATATCATGATAGATAGGTAACCAGGTAACCCCGATTGATTTTGGACTAAGTCGAAAAGAATCTTGGATCAATTTGGTATTATGAAGGATATTTTGATGAGTTACCATAACCCCTTTGGGATCTCCGGTTGATCCAGAGGTATATTGTAAGAAAGCAATAGTTTGCGCTGTGATCTCTACATTTTTTGAGACTTCTTTAATAGTTGTCAAGACATTTGTTTGTAACCATTTTACTTCAGAAAACACCTCATCACTAAACCAACTATGGCACTTTTTATAAACTTCATCTGTAGTTATAATAAGCGTCGCATTACAATCTGCTACAATTGTTTCCAGTCTCCCTATACGTCTTTTTCCTTGCGGAGGAAAAGCAGGTACCGCAATAACTCCAGCTAATAAACAGCCAAAAAATGCATCGGTAAAATCCAACCCTGAAGGGTATAATAGCAGTACCCGGTCTCCGGGAGTTGCTTTTTCTAAAATATGAGATGCAATTACCTTTGATCGTTCATATAATTGTTGAAATGTTCTCGAAGCTGTTTCTTCTTCTCCGTTTGTTAGAAAACGATATATGGTTTTATTAGGAAACCGGACTAAGTGTGTATTGAATAAGTCTACAATTGTTTGTTCCATGAGTGACTTCTCTTGACTAAGTGATGATTTATAGTGTGTTTTTTGAAATTTAAATATCTAGTATACGTCTAAGGCTACATATTTCTCCATGCAGCTTTCAATGGCTATCTCCATAACATTTATGGCTGCATCAATAATTTTATGAGTAGTTACTAAAGGAGGAACTAACCTCATTACATTGCTATGATGGCCTCCTACTTCGAATAGCAATCCTTTTTGAAAACATTCTTGTCTAAACTCTTTTAATAATTCGGGGAAAGGTTCTTTGGTTCTTTTGTCTCTGACAAATTCTACTCCAATCATCATTCCTCGTCCCCGTACTTCTCCGATAAAAGGATTTTCTCCCTGAATGTTCTTGAGCTTATTCATTAGGTAGGCACCTACTGTTTTTGTATGTTCTTTAATTCCGTGTATTTCTACAAAATCAAATGCTCCTCTTGCTGCCGCAATACTCACTTGATTTCCTCTAAATGTTCCTATATGAGCAGCAGGTCCCCAGGCCTCTATTTCTTTCTTATAAATCAGACCGGATATCGGAAATCCAACACCTCCAAATCCTTTTGAAAAAGTAATAATATCAGGGATAGCATTGGTATTCATGAATTCCAAGAAACTCCCTGTTCTAAAGAAACCACTCTGAATTTCATCGAATATAACCAGTACATCATTTTCGTGAGCAATATTGACCAATGCTTCTAAATACCCTTCTTCCGGAACAATGTTTCCTCCTTCTCCCTGAATAGGTTCTACAATAATCGCGGCGGGTTTAGAAATTCCGGAATGACTATTGGTAAAAATACTTTTGAAAGCTTCTATTCCATCAATCTCATTAGTTCCTTCGGTTTTACTTCTATATGGATAGTTGTATGGAATGAAATGTACATTAGGCATTAAAGAAGTTAGATGATTTCTGAAAAAAGTATCTGATGTTACTGCCAGAGCTCCTGATGTCATCCCATGATATCCTCCTGTAAATGCAATTATTCCATCTCTACCTGTCTTTATTTTTGCTAACTTAATAGCTGCCTCGACTGCATCTGATCCTGTAGGTCCTCCAAAACTTACTTTATAATCATCCTGCATATGTACTGGCAGATGGTTTAATATTTTTCGGATAAGCATCATCTTATTCTCTGTAGGAAAATCCAATGCATGGATTAAATTTTCTTGTTGCTCTTTCACATAGTCCAATACAAAATCATTTCCATGTCCTACATTTAAAACACCACACCCACTAAAAAAATCGATAAATCTATTACCATCTACATCTTCTATAATACTTCCTTTTGCCTTTTTTATGGCAATAGGCATACTTCTTGGATATGAAACCACATTCCCTTCTATTGCTCTTTGCTCTTCTAATAAAATGGCAGATTTTTCACCCGGAACCGAAGCTGAAACAATGCTAGGTTCTTCTGATAAGTGGTATTTACTCAATGAATTCATAATTAATTGTTTGTTATATGTGTTATTATTGTATCTCTTACATATGATTCCTTCATCAAGGTGTGAATAATGAAGACCCGCAGAGATCGTATATTTTGCTATTTCATAGCAAATAGGCTTTTAGCCCATGATTTTTCTCTTGGAAAATCACAGGAAAAAAAGAGTTATAAAATAGTATGAGGTAAGGGGGAACTCTGGTTTTTACTATTTATGCTAAATAGTATTCGGAGTTAATCTGATCATTGCTTTTAAAAGCTAATAATCTCTTCAAATTTATTTTTGAAGAATGCTACGATATCTTCATTTGAAGCATCTGGACGGATTTCATCTTTTAGAAAGAATCGCAAAATTTCTAACTGATCATCCTCTGGATTTTTTTCGATATGATTACATAAACCTATATATTCCTGATCGTATAAAAAATTCCAAGTTATAGAAATACTATCTGACTGGCTTGTCACATCATGAAACCAACCTGATGGAAATAAAACAATTTCTCCTGGTTTCAAAACATCTTCATAATCATATGTTATCTTAGAAAAATCAGGAAACTTCTGATGATCCGGTTGTTGGATATCAACAAATTCTTTTCCGTTCATTACCTGAGGCTCTTTTTCCGGGTTATAAAGAAAAATCTTTTTTTCTCCATAAAACTGACACAAGATAGCATTGCTATTAAACGGATCTTTATGTAAGCGTGTTCTGGATCCTTTTCCTGAAACAAATAACCCTTTATAAGGATATCGGTACTTGGTTATATCCCTTTGTTGACCACTTTTACTATATGGAACTACTAAGGATTCATCAGGTAAGAAATAAGGGTGGCTCCAAAAACCCTCAAGGGACTTAAACACTTTATCTGACCAATAAAAGTCAACTTCTTTTAATTTTGTATACCATCGCATATACTCTTTGGTTAATCCTTCTTCTTCTGTCCTTCCAAAGTTTTTATCTATATATTCTCTAAAAGGAACAACTCCTTGTAGATCAAAAAGCTCATCATACACCTGCACCTGTTCTTCTCCAAATTCTTTCTTAAAATAGTCTGGCGTAAATTTACTCAAATCCCAGTCTTTCATTCCATCTGTAACGATTACTGGCTTATTAGACATTATATATTCTTCTATATATTCTTGTTTAGTAATGGCATGAATTCTTTCTATTTTCATCGTGTTGTAATTATTTTTGTCTTAGAATTGATTGTATAGAAATGTCGTATTGATTATAATTTGCCAATTAAAAGCTGACATATTATAGTTACTGAAGAAAAATCGTTTCTATATTTTTTGAAAAAAATGGTCTTATCAGATGTAGTAATTATTATTTCTAAAATACTACACTTGGATACTGAGCAAAGCTTCGCTTCTTTAACTCACACAACCATGGGATCGTTAATGATTAAATTTAGTATTAGAGAGCTTCCTAATATTGGAAAAGGAATATAAAACTAAATGAATGGGGATTCCGTACTTATGTGTTTCTAAACACGTACCAAATATAGATATTTTACCACGTCAATATGTACGCTTAAACCTCACAAAGTATACGGTTAAAAAAATCAAAAACAAGCCGAAAAACCAAAATACTGAAAACCAGCAACATAACTAATTAAAAAAGAAGGCGGTATTTATTTTTTTACTTTTTTTTAACATTGATATCGCTAAATCTAACCTTAACTAAAGGCTTTTTTTATGTTTATAAAACAAGAAAACAACCTGCTATGCTCTTTTTCTAACTTTTAGCAGCGGAGGACAGTTATAATTATTGATTTATGTAAAATAATTATACCCTCATGTTAAATGCAAACAATATTATTCTACGATAAAGTAATTTGTACTATTTATATACACTCCGTCATTAGTATACCCGCTGAGTTTGATTTCATATTTCCCAGGCACATCAGAAGTATAAAAGTTTACCGTTTTACTTTCTGAATCTAGTATAAACTCGGGATCCCAAAATAACTGCACTCTATAATCCGGAATTCTGTCTAACTTTTTATCCGTATAATCAGGTGTATATATCTTTTTATAAGGAGTGATCCCTTGTAGTTCGACTTCTTTGATATACTCCCCGTTTAGTATAGGTTTGAAGTCTCCTTTTTTAGTACTTACAGCAATTATTCCACTATAAATCTTCGGACCATATCGATATGATTCATTTACAATCCGTATACTTTCTACTTTTTTAGGATCATAATCGACAAGCTCTTTAGCATTTTGAATTAAAACTCCATCTATTAAAATTAAAGGATCCATTTTACTAAACAGAGACCTATCTTTATCTGTTCCTGTTGTAATCATCACAAACTTTTCTCCTTCTTTCCGCTTTCGAATCCCGACATTTTCTATGATTTCTACAAAGACTTCTTTCATTGTAGGAAAATGATTATACTCTGATAGCACATAGTTTTTTCCTTGTAATTCAAAAAATGGTGTTGTTTCTTTTTTCTTTTCCGCGATCGTCTTTTTTGTGTCGTAATAGGCATTTTCTATTTGTAGTTGAATACTCCTTTTTTCTAACCAGTTTTTAATCGTTGCATCCAATATAACAGGAGTTTTCTTATCTTCTTTCTTTTGACGAAAGACAACCGTATTCACTTCTAATGAGTAATCGTCCCTATCTTCTTCATGCACTTGAAAAATACTATTTGCCTTGGTATAATCTTCAGGAACTACAAAAAAGAAATGTCCTTTACTATTTGTTTTTGCTAATTTGAATATGGTATTATCTCCGGAAATTGTCAAGGATATTACTTTATCTTTAATACTTTTATCAGGGCGAGATGTTTGTATATAACCTGAAATAATCTCTCCCCGGATTTCTGGAACAAAGAAATTAGTTTGTTCATTATTAAAAGGCTCATTTATCTCTTCTTCTGAGTATACGTTTATTGGAGCAACTTTTCGAACGGATAAAACGCTAGATTTATTGACCTTATTCATATTCTTAAAAATAAGCTTCACTTTTTCCCTGGGTTTATATACTTTTTTATCCGTTTCTAAACCAGCTACTTCATCATATTTCCTTTTTACAGATATCGTGTCCCGCTCAATACTTGTTTTTACTTCTGTTATTCCTTTTTCCTCCTTATCCATTATCAATGGAGTTTTTTTAAAAGGGTTTATCAAGTATATCGGACTCTTCGCATATGGGGCTTTAGTATTGTTTAGCGAAAAGTTAGTATATGCTATCAAATGGTATTTTCCTGTTTTTAATGTTCCCGGAATAAAATAAGCTCCTACAGATTTTCCGTCTTTCAATTTTAATCTATGTTGAAAAACGATGGAATCACTTTCATTTCTCAACGATACATATCCAATAGTACTTACTACTTTTTTCCTAACAGGATTAGACATACTAAATATTTTATATAGTAGTTTTTCTCCTGTTAATAATACTTTATCATTCGTAATTAATTTTGGAGATTCTCTTATCGTAAACTGATCCATATTGACTGTAGCTCTATCGATACTCACTTGAGCAGATACAAAACTACATGTCCAAATCAACCCTAAAAATATATATTTCGTACTCATAATTAATCTTTCCAAAAATCTGGTTTTGTTTCCGTTGATATATCCGTGCAGACAGTACATAGCTCTTGCATGAATATTGGATCTCCTGTCATTGTAATCTCTATTACCTGAAACCCTGAATTCAGCAAAGAAATAATTTGCAATCGCTTTTCTGGTACCACTTTTACACAATCAGCTATAAAATCAGGTTCTTCTATATTGAGTTCTAAATGGTCAAAAAATATTCTTTTCATGGAAACAGGAGAAATTTCAAAATACCCTAACACTTTTTCATCTGGATTATTTTTAGAATTGATGTTTCCTGGTAAATACCCTGGCTGACTCTGAGTCAAAAGTCCTTCTACACTTCCTAATTCCTTCATTTTTTTATAAAATGTATATGCTTCAAGACTCTGAATATATTGTTTTACCAAAATACTATATCGTTCTTTGATCATGATACTATTTTTATCAATCTTCCTCACTGGAAACCGATATACCCGATTTTCATTTAATTCAGAAGTTGCTGTTTGATTAATTCCTTTAGAATACTTTGTTTTAGAATAGCAGACTTTATCCCAAACTCTTAATTTATAATCTATATCAAAAGTTAGAGCTATTGAATCATAATTTTTGATTGTTGTAATATAAGATGACGGGTATGGAGGTTGAACTTTATAGGTTTCTTCATATTCATACCTAAAATACTTTGCCTTTCCTGTTTTATCATAGCTATCAACCAAAACCTGGACTTCTTCTTTCCCGTTTGTAGCAATTACCTCTGGATATACCCTTTCTATTGCTACTGTTTGTGGCGTTTCTACTGTTTCAGATTTGTATTGATTCCCATCTGAAGTACGTATTGTCAATGTATACATAGTACCAGGCATCGCCTTAAATGCTTTATCTGAGACATACGCTTTTGTACTATCCTGAGAGAATGTAAAAACTTCTCCGTTGCTCGCTTCTACTATCACATCTGCATCATTTTCATAGATAATATCTTTACCTTCTAAAGCAGAAGTTCTGGTTAGTTTCACCACTTGTTTTTTTACTTCATTAGTGATACTACTCTCTACGACTAAAACATCCGTAAAATCAAAAGTTTTTATCTCAAAAGGTTCTGTACAAGATATTTGTAAAAATGATAAAATGACACAAATCGGAATTATTTTTATAATTTTCTTCATTACTTTCTTAGAACTTAAAATTATAGGTAATTGTAGGAATTGGAACAGAAAAAATAGTTGTTTTATACGCCTTTATGTCTCCTCCTTTATTGACAAAGAATACAGAATAAGGGTTATTTCGTCCTAACACATTATATATAGAGATATTTACAAAGCTATGCGCCAATTTATTTCGCTTATGGTTCCCTTCTATATTAATTCCAATATCTAATCGGTAATAATCCGGAATTCTAAACTGATTCCT contains:
- a CDS encoding aspartate aminotransferase family protein, giving the protein MNSLSKYHLSEEPSIVSASVPGEKSAILLEEQRAIEGNVVSYPRSMPIAIKKAKGSIIEDVDGNRFIDFFSGCGVLNVGHGNDFVLDYVKEQQENLIHALDFPTENKMMLIRKILNHLPVHMQDDYKVSFGGPTGSDAVEAAIKLAKIKTGRDGIIAFTGGYHGMTSGALAVTSDTFFRNHLTSLMPNVHFIPYNYPYRSKTEGTNEIDGIEAFKSIFTNSHSGISKPAAIIVEPIQGEGGNIVPEEGYLEALVNIAHENDVLVIFDEIQSGFFRTGSFLEFMNTNAIPDIITFSKGFGGVGFPISGLIYKKEIEAWGPAAHIGTFRGNQVSIAAARGAFDFVEIHGIKEHTKTVGAYLMNKLKNIQGENPFIGEVRGRGMMIGVEFVRDKRTKEPFPELLKEFRQECFQKGLLFEVGGHHSNVMRLVPPLVTTHKIIDAAINVMEIAIESCMEKYVALDVY
- a CDS encoding cupin-like domain-containing protein, which codes for MKIERIHAITKQEYIEEYIMSNKPVIVTDGMKDWDLSKFTPDYFKKEFGEEQVQVYDELFDLQGVVPFREYIDKNFGRTEEEGLTKEYMRWYTKLKEVDFYWSDKVFKSLEGFWSHPYFLPDESLVVPYSKSGQQRDITKYRYPYKGLFVSGKGSRTRLHKDPFNSNAILCQFYGEKKIFLYNPEKEPQVMNGKEFVDIQQPDHQKFPDFSKITYDYEDVLKPGEIVLFPSGWFHDVTSQSDSISITWNFLYDQEYIGLCNHIEKNPEDDQLEILRFFLKDEIRPDASNEDIVAFFKNKFEEIISF
- a CDS encoding DUF4249 domain-containing protein; protein product: MKKIIKIIPICVILSFLQISCTEPFEIKTFDFTDVLVVESSITNEVKKQVVKLTRTSALEGKDIIYENDADVIVEASNGEVFTFSQDSTKAYVSDKAFKAMPGTMYTLTIRTSDGNQYKSETVETPQTVAIERVYPEVIATNGKEEVQVLVDSYDKTGKAKYFRYEYEETYKVQPPYPSSYITTIKNYDSIALTFDIDYKLRVWDKVCYSKTKYSKGINQTATSELNENRVYRFPVRKIDKNSIMIKERYSILVKQYIQSLEAYTFYKKMKELGSVEGLLTQSQPGYLPGNINSKNNPDEKVLGYFEISPVSMKRIFFDHLELNIEEPDFIADCVKVVPEKRLQIISLLNSGFQVIEITMTGDPIFMQELCTVCTDISTETKPDFWKD